In the Oryza glaberrima chromosome 6, OglaRS2, whole genome shotgun sequence genome, one interval contains:
- the LOC127775513 gene encoding phosphopantothenoylcysteine decarboxylase, protein MTTSESVQETLGLDFPHPSKPRVLLAASGSVAAIKFESLCRSFSEWAEVRAVATKASLHFIDRTSLPSNIILYTDDDEWSTWKKIGDEVLHIELRKWADIMVIAPLSANTLAKIAGGLCDNLLTCIVRAWDYSKPLFVAPAMNTFMWNNPFTSRHLETINLLGISLVPPITKRLACGDYGNGAMAEPSVIDSTVRLACKRQPLNTNSSPVVPAGRNLPSS, encoded by the exons ATGACTACATCAGAGTCAGTACAAGAAACCTTGGGATTGGATTTCCCTCATCCTAGCAAACCTCGGGTCCTCCTTGCTGCCTCTGGAAGCGTCGCTGCTATAAAATTTGAGAGCCTTTGCCGTAGCTTCTCGGAATGGGCAGAAGTCAGAGCCGTCGCCACCAAGGCTTCATTACATTTTATTGATAGAACGTCTCTGCCTAGCAATATTATTCTTTAcactgatgatgatgaatgGTCTACCTGGAAGAAGATAGGGGATGAAGTTTTGCACATTGAACTGCGAAAATGGGCAGATATCATGGTGATTGCGCCATTATCAGCTAATACCCTAGCTAAG ATTGCTGGTGGTTTATGTGACAACCTCTTGACATGCATAGTGAGAGCATGGGACTACAGCAAACCACTCTTTGTTGCCCCAGCTATGAACACCTTCATGTGGAACAACCCGTTCACCAGTCGTCATCTTGAGACAATCAACCTGCTAGGTATATCTTTGGTCCCTCCCATTACCAAAAGGCTGGCCTGTGGTGATTATGGTAATGGTGCAATGGCTGAGCCTTCTGTGATCGATTCCACCGTCAGGCTTGCTTGCAAGAGACAGCCACTTAATACAAATAGTTCACCTGTGGTTCCTGCCGGCAGAAACCTCCCATCTAGCTGA
- the LOC127775537 gene encoding G-protein coupled receptor 1 — translation MAASAAAAAAVSQALRDRDVLDAVGTSAAALSLAGSSFIVLCYLLFRELRKFSFKLVYFLAVSDMFCSLFTIMGGPSNAFYCFAHDYSAHFFCVASFLWTTTIAFTLHRTVVKHKTDVEEFGSIFHLYVWGTSLATTVLRSIGSDYGRPGTWCWIQQGSMGKVLHLVTFYLPLWGAILYNGYTYFQVNRMINNATRMAVGISDRSIQSDMRADKKAFNRWGYYPLILIGSWAFATINRVHDFANPGHKIFWLSILDVGFAGLMGLFNSIAYGLNSSVRRAIAERLDMYLPERFKRSLPTLTRFKSQQENELTSLIVDASNT, via the exons atggcggcatcggcggcggctgcggcggcggtgagccaGGCGCTGAGGGACCGCGacgtcctcgacgccgtcggcacctccgccgccgcgctttcGCTCGCGGGCTCTTCCTTCATCGTGCTCTGCTACCTCCTCTTCCGCGAGCTCCGCAAGTTCTCCTTCAAGCTCGTCTACTTCCTCGCGGTCTCG GATATGTTTTGCAGCTTATTCACTATTATGGG GGGCCCATCAAATGCATTCTACTGTTTTGCTCATGACTACAGTGCACACTTCTTCTGTGTGGCTTCTTTTCTATGGACAACCACTATAGCGTTCACTCTTCATCGCACCGTTGTCAAACATAAAACGGATGTTGAGGAGTTTGGATCAATTTTCCACCTGTATGTGTGGG GAACTTCACTAGCTACAACTGTATTACGTTCAATTGGAAGTGATTATGGAAGGCCAGGCACCTGGTGTTGGATCCAACAAGGAAGCATGGGAAAG GTCTTGCACTTGGTAACCTTTTATCTTCCATTGTGGGGTGCCATTCTCTACAATGGGTATACATACTTTCAGGTTAATCGCATGATAAACAACGCGACAAGG ATGGCTGTTGGCATAAGTGATCGATCAATTCAATCTGACATGAGGGCAGACAAGAAG GCGTTTAATCGGTGGGGTTATTACCCTCTCATTCTAATAGGTTCATGGGCTTTCGCAACAATCAATCGTGTGCATGACTTTGCTAATCCAGGCCACAAGATATTTTGGCTCTCTATTCTTGATGTTGGGTTTGCCGGACTTATG GGGCTTTTTAATTCCATCGCTTATGGGCTCAACTCGTCAGTGCGCAGAGCGATTGCTGAAAGACTTGACAT GTATCTACCTGAGAGATTTAAAAGGAGCCTCCCTACTCTGACACGATTTAAAAGTCAGCAAGAAAATGAACTTACTTCTCTTATTGTCGATGCGAGTAACACATAG